A segment of the Babylonia areolata isolate BAREFJ2019XMU chromosome 20, ASM4173473v1, whole genome shotgun sequence genome:
ATATGTGATAATACATCTAATCAACCCGTGGACGGCGGAACTGAGCGTTAAAAAAAGGTATCTTAACCGCTATCAAACTGACTAAACAATCTACCACtacaagagaaaggaagaaggagaaaaacagacatatagacatcTGTGCAGACCGACATACAAGctacaaagagagacaaatacagaaagacacatactgacagacagacacatactgacagacagacagagctcggAAGGCAGAAACGAGGAGAGGGGCACGGTTTTGCTCACTGCtgtatagtcagtcgtgtccgactatgaccatcagaacagcagaggaggcaaccgctgttccgactatttgggctagaatttgattttagtggagagtgccttgcccaagttacatccccactctctcggccaagagggttttaggacagtcggcgttgggatggttcccaaagaccaactagcccacaaggctgcagcactaagagtcagtgcaattttgcctcctagtatgAGAGTTAGCTGTaactgatttcccattgactggagaaaccattgataatacagctctcactttgctgttggcccaaatataaacttatgtcagtctgtgatataagccgaatgTTGGGCCTTGTCACTGCTATGCAACGCTGCAAAATACCCACACACGCTGCACACAGCGTTGCCAGCAAGATACCCATACACGCTGCACACAGCGATGCCAGCAAGATACCCATACACGCTGCACACAGCGATGCCAGCAAGATACCCAAACACGCAGACATAGACAAAAGCGGTGTGCAGTAAtacacattggcacacacgcGCAGCACACAGTAACGCTGTAACGTTGATAAAGTGGTTGGTTTAacccttattttgttgttgctaaacATGATTATTTTGTAAAAATCAGTGAGTCTCTTTGCCATACCATGATCTACAATGTCGGTGtcagttgttttattattatttttttttatattatcactCTGTCGGAATAAATGGGTATCATaactgagtcttgaaggccttgcctctctctctctctctctctctctctcttaaatgtaAAATTTTGCAGTTTCATTTGGTCTCAAGGTTTTGCAGTTACGTTTTGAGACAccgttgtgatgtgctgtgatgaaaGTGAACTTCATCGAAGCATTCTGTTGACTATTTTCAGTTGATGTGTCTGCCTGTTTTCGCGTGTACACAGGAAGCCATTGTTGGCGCTTTGGTTTGACTGATTTTGGACAAATATAGGCCTTTATTCGATTCCTggaatgacgggcgccatagccgaatggttaaagcgttggactttcgatctgagggtcccgggttcgaatcacggtgacagcgcctggtgggtaaagggtggagatttttacgatctcccaggtcaacatatatgcagacctgccagtgcctgaacccccttcgtgtgtttctgcaagcagaagatcaaagatcctgtaatccatgtcagcgttcggtgggttatggaagcaagaacatacccagcatgcacacccccgaaagcggagtatggctgcctacatggcggggtaaaaacggtcatacacgtaaaaagtccactcgcatatatacgagtgaacgtgggagttgaagcccacgaacgcagaagaagaagaagaagaagattcctggAATTACCGGTAAGTTCGATCTCTGCCAACACTGATGTTGCTTGTTCGGGTTTAGGTTTTCCATCTGTGAAAGTCGCGAACCGTCAACGTCAGTGAAGAGGCTATCGGAGACTTCATAACTGAAGAGCAGATCCGCTTCTTCACTAAAGGAGGGCAAGTAGTAATGTTTGAGGACAAGCGAACTAAAACGTACTTGTGAATTTCTGGCACTGCactaagttctgtgtgtgtgtacacaagggAGCTAAGACGGTGGAGGAAATGTGGTAAGACTGACTGcacggggtgggtgggtaggaactggggtggaggtgtgagtgatAGAGAATGGGCAGATCGATGTACGTGTGTCAAGCTCAATACATAGGATTGGTCATTAGGAGTTGTGGGGCTAATTTCATGAACAGTCCTAGATGTTTGTATGTTTTAATTTCGATCTATTTTCAACCGTTTTAAAAATTGTACAGTCAGTCGGTGTAACTTTGAAACACGTGTATAGATATGTGTTGATATATGAAAactatatttttttcattgttcagCATCCGTATGAAGTTTAACGTCCAGCTTGTAATCTTCTACGTATTGCGCTTGATTTTAATGCGATCACGGTGTTCGTGCtttcgtgtgtacgtgcatgcatgttcgtgtgtgcatgtgagcgtgtaagtgttgtgtgtgtgtgtgtgtgtgtgtgtgtgtgtgtgtgtgtgtgtgtggttcctgtCACTGATAGTGTAATAAATTTTGAAATACAATtcctttccatcacacacacacacacacacacacacacacacacacacagatagttgcATCATCAGTTACAGATAGCAAGCAAAAGGCAGACAAACTGAGGAAACCGATATATATTTGAAAAATAATTTGTAAAGAACATGCACAAATGCAGCATGATTGTACAAGATAAGCAGCAAAACAAAATCAGCTCTATGTTCATGAACATGTGCAACCTTTGTCAACAGCAGTGTTGAACTTAAGTCAATCTGTCATTCTTCTTATCACCCGTAGATATGGTCACCATAGATATCCTCGTATCACAAATACGTGTAcgtacgcgcgcatacacacacgcacgcgcgtgcgcacacatatgtacgcgcacacaaaagcacatacacacacacacttatacacgcaggggagagagagagagaaagagaggggaggcagaTGGGGAggaagcagagaggcagacaatgaGACtgtacaacaaagacacacagctagaaacagacagggaggtaGCATGGAACAAAGAAGACATACACTTCACAAAGTGTTTCCACGCGGTCTGCTCTCAGTCCTGGCCGTCCTCACCCTCGGAGCCATCCCTGGAGGGGACCCTGAGGTAGCGGCACTTCTTGAGCTGCTCCCACAGCTGGTCGGACACCGGGGGGCCCTGCTCCACGGGCGACAGCAGCTCGCTGTGCTGCACGCCGAAACTCAGGTCCCGTAGCAAGTTCTCCATGTCCACCGACCCCCGCCGGCCCTTGAGGCTGCCCATCTCGGGCCTCTTGCGCTCCGAGATGGACCCCCACTGCTCCGTGATGGAGCCGCGCCTCCGGGCCGGCTTGATGCCCGAGAAGCTGGCGCTGCGGCCCCGCCCTGAGTCTGGCACGTGCAGGTCTGGGGAGTGGCTGGTCTCGTGGAGGGTTGATTGGCGGCGGGACAGCGGTCTGGAAGAGGAGGGCTGGAGGGCCGTCACGGAGGACATGGAACTGCTGCGGGGCCGGTGTGCGGGCAGGTTGAGGGACTGGGACAGGGGAGACCCCACGTCCGACCCCGAGTCAGACCCTGACCGGGAAGGGGGTGCGTGGCTGGTGATGCCTTTCCTCTGCCTGCCCTGGGATTTGGTACCGGGGGCGTCGTCACTGACGACGATCTGTGGTAGGGTGCTCTGGTCCCCCGAGGCCTGTTCGGAAGCCTTGCCCCGCGGAGAAGCCGCCTTCTTCATGTCCGCTACGTTGACCAGCAGCAGTTTGTCACTCCCTATCTCCGTCACGAACACGTGCTGGCTTTGAATCACTGGGGACTTGTGCTGTGATTCCGGACTCCTGTTGCCTCCAGCTGATGACTGTCTTCGAGGAAGCAGAGGTGAAGCTCTTGGAGACCTGGGAGTTCTACAGGAGTCCCGAGAAGGACTCCCACAGGCACTGCTGACTCGGTCCGGGTGAGCACGACCCGGGCTGGCAGACCCTACCCTGCTGTGCGTGGAGGATCCGGGTCGCGAGCCTGGAGAGGCGGAGTAGTTGGAGAACTGTTGCCGGAATTGTTTGGCCTCGTGGCGGATGCTGTGCAGAAGATGCTCTTTCTCCTTGTCCAGCAGTTCCAGCTCGTGCTTCAGGGCGCTCTGACAGTGCGCGTTCTTGTTGCCTGCCCGCAGACACGCTCTGGACACAGAGTCACGCGGGATGGACATCAGTGGAGGCCGGCTGGCACgtgcacaccacagacaccagcAACACAGCACGGTCACTTAACTCCTCCCACAACGTAATCGTCAGCAGTTTAGCGCCTTAAGTTCACGTATCCATGGACAGAAATCCCACAGCACTATTCACCCGCTACGTTAAGATTGTACAAGTCACTCGTCTGTGTTTCAGTGCCAGCTTAT
Coding sequences within it:
- the LOC143295080 gene encoding uncharacterized protein LOC143295080 yields the protein MSIPRDSVSRACLRAGNKNAHCQSALKHELELLDKEKEHLLHSIRHEAKQFRQQFSNYSASPGSRPGSSTHSRVGSASPGRAHPDRVSSACGSPSRDSCRTPRSPRASPLLPRRQSSAGGNRSPESQHKSPVIQSQHVFVTEIGSDKLLLVNVADMKKAASPRGKASEQASGDQSTLPQIVVSDDAPGTKSQGRQRKGITSHAPPSRSGSDSGSDVGSPLSQSLNLPAHRPRSSSMSSVTALQPSSSRPLSRRQSTLHETSHSPDLHVPDSGRGRSASFSGIKPARRRGSITEQWGSISERKRPEMGSLKGRRGSVDMENLLRDLSFGVQHSELLSPVEQGPPVSDQLWEQLKKCRYLRVPSRDGSEGEDGQD